DNA sequence from the Novipirellula galeiformis genome:
CGGTCGATAGACGGGGTTTTACAATGTCGAGCCCCCTGTCCACTCGCTTCGATCGCAAATCGGATCGCAAATTTGGGCGGTGTCCCCCCGGCTGCCGTGTCCCCCCCCAAACCACTGCGGACCCGCGGCGCCTTCGCCACGGTGGGTCGCGATTGGCATTAGCCGGCCGGGATATTAATGGCTTGGCTGGCAGCTATTTTTTGCTTCGCTGGCAAAGGAAAGCCGAAAAGCGGCTCTCCGGGGCGTGCCATTCTGAGAGCGATTCACCGGTATTTTTTTGGCCATCGCCTTGATTTCGGGCAATAAACCGTAAAAAACGGCTCCCTCGAGCCTGATCGGTTGCCGAAGATGGCTACCGCACGGGATAGACAAACGGGTATCTTAATGGCATGTTCGCAGCATTCAGCCAGTTTCTAATATCGCCGCCCACCATTCTGTGGCTCGTATTTTCGTTGATCGCGGCGATGCTATTGTTCTCAGGACTCCATCGTCGTCGGGCCCGACTGACCGATGCTCTGCGATCCTTTGTCCAGCGCAGCCGAGATGAGATCGACACGCCCGAAAAGAAGAAATCAAAGTAGACATGAGCAAACGAGTATATATCCACACCGTTGGCTGTCAGATGAATGTGCTTGACAGCGAGATGGTCATCGCCGACTTGAAGCGACACGGTTACTCGGTCGTGGACTCGCCGCTCGATGCGGATTGCGTGCTCTACAACACGTGTAGCGTACGCGAGCATGCCGAAGACAAAATCTATAGCGCATTGGGCAAGATCCGCGTCGCCAAGGAAAACGACCCCCGCAAAACGATCGGGGTGATGGGCTGCATGGCGCAAAAGGACCAGGAAACGATCTTCAAGCGTGCTCCCTACGTCGACATGGTCGTCGGCCCCGGACAATTGCACACGATTCCTGAATTACTGCAGCGGATTGATCGCGGGGAAGGTCGCCAATTGGCCGTTTCGTTGTCCCGCACCGAGGGATCCCAGGCAACGATCGCGCGCAGCCACGAGACGTTTGATCCGTTGCGTGACCCGACAATGCGGCCGACTCCGTTCCAGGCCTACCTGAGAATCCAAATTGGTTGCGACAAATTCTGTACCTACTGCGTCGTGCCCAACACGCGCGGTCCGGAACAGGGGCGTCCGCCCGCACAAATCCTCTCGGAAGCCCGTATTTTGGCCGAACAGGGTTGTCGCGAGATTACGTTGCTCGGGCAAACGGTCAACAGTTACCGCTACCGCGACGGCGATCACACCACCGACATGTCGGCGTTACTCGAAGAACTGCACGAAGTCGATGGGATCGATCGCATCAAATTCGTGACGAACTATCCCAAGGACATGAGCGAACGTCTGTTAACGACGGTGCGTGATTTGCCTAAATGCTCTCCTTATCTCCATGTCCCC
Encoded proteins:
- the miaB gene encoding tRNA (N6-isopentenyl adenosine(37)-C2)-methylthiotransferase MiaB, coding for MSKRVYIHTVGCQMNVLDSEMVIADLKRHGYSVVDSPLDADCVLYNTCSVREHAEDKIYSALGKIRVAKENDPRKTIGVMGCMAQKDQETIFKRAPYVDMVVGPGQLHTIPELLQRIDRGEGRQLAVSLSRTEGSQATIARSHETFDPLRDPTMRPTPFQAYLRIQIGCDKFCTYCVVPNTRGPEQGRPPAQILSEARILAEQGCREITLLGQTVNSYRYRDGDHTTDMSALLEELHEVDGIDRIKFVTNYPKDMSERLLTTVRDLPKCSPYLHVPAQSGSDAVLKRMKRGYTIADYMEMFERIEKIIPEASVSSDFIVGFCGETEEDFQKSVALIERCRFKNSFIFQYSVRPGTQASKRLEDDIPHEVKVRRNNELLAVQDAIAKEDNLKLVGSVVEVLVEGPSKKALKSDPEANVVQMVGRTPCDRIVVFDGNRRQAGQFLKINIDDALVHTLIGRVQTVDVVSIDLART